In the Syngnathus scovelli strain Florida chromosome 16, RoL_Ssco_1.2, whole genome shotgun sequence genome, one interval contains:
- the tfap4 gene encoding transcription factor AP-4 isoform X2 translates to MEYFMVPAQKVPSMQHFRKTEKEVIGGLCSLANIPLSPETARDQERRIRREIANSNERRRMQSINAGFQSLKTLIPHSDSEKLSKVSAAILQQTAEYIFTLEQEKTRLLQQNSQLKRIIQELSGSSPKRRRVEEKDEGIGSPDILEEEKTEDLRREMIELRQQLERERSVRMMLEEQLRSLDAELYPEKLKALSQHSLVCVQQHKQLEKDLTPAHSPQAAGPPASTDHATVIVPAPIPPQSHHVTVVTVGPTSVINTVSTSRQNLDTIVQAIQHIESTQAKGSGCEEEQRRAVIVSSSRVLPDGNEPDDCSLP, encoded by the exons ATGGAATATTTCATGGTGCCCGCTCAGAAGGTGCCCTCTATGCAACACTTCAGGAAAACGGAGAAAGAAGTCATTGGGGGGTTGTGTAG CCTGGCCAACATTCCTCTGAGCCCAGAGACAGCACGCGACCAGGAGAGGCGAATCCGCCGTGAGATCGCCAACAGCAACGAGCGGCGGCGCATGCAAAGCATCAACGCTGGCTTCCAGTCTCTGAAGACGCTCATCCCGCACAGCGACAGCGAGAAGCTCAGCAAGGTGTCG GCTGCCATCTTGCAGCAGACGGCGGAGTACATTTTCACGCTGGAGCAGGAGAAGACGCGACTACTGCAGCAGAACAGCCAACTCAAGCGAATCATACAG GAGTTGAGTGGCTCCTCACCGAAGAGGAGGCGCGTGGAGGAGAAGGACGAAGGCATCGGCTCACCGGACATCttggaggaggagaagacgGAGGACCTGCGGCGAGAGATGATTGAACTGAGGCAGCAGCTGGAGAGGGAACGCTCCGTCAGGATGATGCTGGAAGAGCAG TTGCGCTCACTGGATGCAGAGTTGTACCCGGAGAAACTGAAAGCTTTGAGCCAGCACAgccttgtgtgtgtgcagcaaCACAAGCAGCTGGAGAAGGACCTTACACCTGCCCACAGCCCACAG GCGGCCGGCCCTCCTGCGTCCACGGACCACGCCACGGTCATCGTCCCCGCGCCCATCCCCCCACAGTCCCATCATGTCACTGTGGTAACTGTGGGCCCGACATCCGTCATCAACACCGTCTCAACGTCCCGCCAGAACCTGGACACCATCGTCCAG GCCATCCAGCACATTGAGAGCACCCAAGCCAAGGGCAGTGGGTGCGAGGAGGAACAACGCCGGGCGGTCATCGTCAGTTCAAGCCGCGTCCTCCCCGACGGCAACGAGCCAGACGACTGCTCACTGCCCTAA
- the tfap4 gene encoding transcription factor AP-4 isoform X3 codes for MEYFMVPAQKVPSMQHFRKTEKEVIGGLCSLANIPLSPETARDQERRIRREIANSNERRRMQSINAGFQSLKTLIPHSDSEKLSKAAILQQTAEYIFTLEQEKTRLLQQNSQLKRIIQELSGSSPKRRRVEEKDEGIGSPDILEEEKTEDLRREMIELRQQLERERSVRMMLEEQLRSLDAELYPEKLKALSQHSLVCVQQHKQLEKDLTPAHSPQAAGPPASTDHATVIVPAPIPPQSHHVTVVTVGPTSVINTVSTSRQNLDTIVQAIQHIESTQAKGSGCEEEQRRAVIVSSSRVLPDGNEPDDCSLP; via the exons ATGGAATATTTCATGGTGCCCGCTCAGAAGGTGCCCTCTATGCAACACTTCAGGAAAACGGAGAAAGAAGTCATTGGGGGGTTGTGTAG CCTGGCCAACATTCCTCTGAGCCCAGAGACAGCACGCGACCAGGAGAGGCGAATCCGCCGTGAGATCGCCAACAGCAACGAGCGGCGGCGCATGCAAAGCATCAACGCTGGCTTCCAGTCTCTGAAGACGCTCATCCCGCACAGCGACAGCGAGAAGCTCAGCAAG GCTGCCATCTTGCAGCAGACGGCGGAGTACATTTTCACGCTGGAGCAGGAGAAGACGCGACTACTGCAGCAGAACAGCCAACTCAAGCGAATCATACAG GAGTTGAGTGGCTCCTCACCGAAGAGGAGGCGCGTGGAGGAGAAGGACGAAGGCATCGGCTCACCGGACATCttggaggaggagaagacgGAGGACCTGCGGCGAGAGATGATTGAACTGAGGCAGCAGCTGGAGAGGGAACGCTCCGTCAGGATGATGCTGGAAGAGCAG TTGCGCTCACTGGATGCAGAGTTGTACCCGGAGAAACTGAAAGCTTTGAGCCAGCACAgccttgtgtgtgtgcagcaaCACAAGCAGCTGGAGAAGGACCTTACACCTGCCCACAGCCCACAG GCGGCCGGCCCTCCTGCGTCCACGGACCACGCCACGGTCATCGTCCCCGCGCCCATCCCCCCACAGTCCCATCATGTCACTGTGGTAACTGTGGGCCCGACATCCGTCATCAACACCGTCTCAACGTCCCGCCAGAACCTGGACACCATCGTCCAG GCCATCCAGCACATTGAGAGCACCCAAGCCAAGGGCAGTGGGTGCGAGGAGGAACAACGCCGGGCGGTCATCGTCAGTTCAAGCCGCGTCCTCCCCGACGGCAACGAGCCAGACGACTGCTCACTGCCCTAA
- the tfap4 gene encoding transcription factor AP-4 isoform X4 has product MQSINAGFQSLKTLIPHSDSEKLSKVSAAILQQTAEYIFTLEQEKTRLLQQNSQLKRIIQELSGSSPKRRRVEEKDEGIGSPDILEEEKTEDLRREMIELRQQLERERSVRMMLEEQLRSLDAELYPEKLKALSQHSLVCVQQHKQLEKDLTPAHSPQAAGPPASTDHATVIVPAPIPPQSHHVTVVTVGPTSVINTVSTSRQNLDTIVQAIQHIESTQAKGSGCEEEQRRAVIVSSSRVLPDGNEPDDCSLP; this is encoded by the exons ATGCAAAGCATCAACGCTGGCTTCCAGTCTCTGAAGACGCTCATCCCGCACAGCGACAGCGAGAAGCTCAGCAAGGTGTCG GCTGCCATCTTGCAGCAGACGGCGGAGTACATTTTCACGCTGGAGCAGGAGAAGACGCGACTACTGCAGCAGAACAGCCAACTCAAGCGAATCATACAG GAGTTGAGTGGCTCCTCACCGAAGAGGAGGCGCGTGGAGGAGAAGGACGAAGGCATCGGCTCACCGGACATCttggaggaggagaagacgGAGGACCTGCGGCGAGAGATGATTGAACTGAGGCAGCAGCTGGAGAGGGAACGCTCCGTCAGGATGATGCTGGAAGAGCAG TTGCGCTCACTGGATGCAGAGTTGTACCCGGAGAAACTGAAAGCTTTGAGCCAGCACAgccttgtgtgtgtgcagcaaCACAAGCAGCTGGAGAAGGACCTTACACCTGCCCACAGCCCACAG GCGGCCGGCCCTCCTGCGTCCACGGACCACGCCACGGTCATCGTCCCCGCGCCCATCCCCCCACAGTCCCATCATGTCACTGTGGTAACTGTGGGCCCGACATCCGTCATCAACACCGTCTCAACGTCCCGCCAGAACCTGGACACCATCGTCCAG GCCATCCAGCACATTGAGAGCACCCAAGCCAAGGGCAGTGGGTGCGAGGAGGAACAACGCCGGGCGGTCATCGTCAGTTCAAGCCGCGTCCTCCCCGACGGCAACGAGCCAGACGACTGCTCACTGCCCTAA
- the tfap4 gene encoding transcription factor AP-4 isoform X1, translated as MEYFMVPAQKVPSMQHFRKTEKEVIGGLCSLANIPLSPETARDQERRIRREIANSNERRRMQSINAGFQSLKTLIPHSDSEKLSKVSVRFKGRRESSVCGASFPGFSSQAAILQQTAEYIFTLEQEKTRLLQQNSQLKRIIQELSGSSPKRRRVEEKDEGIGSPDILEEEKTEDLRREMIELRQQLERERSVRMMLEEQLRSLDAELYPEKLKALSQHSLVCVQQHKQLEKDLTPAHSPQAAGPPASTDHATVIVPAPIPPQSHHVTVVTVGPTSVINTVSTSRQNLDTIVQAIQHIESTQAKGSGCEEEQRRAVIVSSSRVLPDGNEPDDCSLP; from the exons ATGGAATATTTCATGGTGCCCGCTCAGAAGGTGCCCTCTATGCAACACTTCAGGAAAACGGAGAAAGAAGTCATTGGGGGGTTGTGTAG CCTGGCCAACATTCCTCTGAGCCCAGAGACAGCACGCGACCAGGAGAGGCGAATCCGCCGTGAGATCGCCAACAGCAACGAGCGGCGGCGCATGCAAAGCATCAACGCTGGCTTCCAGTCTCTGAAGACGCTCATCCCGCACAGCGACAGCGAGAAGCTCAGCAAGGTGTCGGTGCGGTTCAAAGGAAGACGGGAATCTTCTGTTTGCGGAGCTTCATTTCCAGGTTTCTCTTCTCAGGCTGCCATCTTGCAGCAGACGGCGGAGTACATTTTCACGCTGGAGCAGGAGAAGACGCGACTACTGCAGCAGAACAGCCAACTCAAGCGAATCATACAG GAGTTGAGTGGCTCCTCACCGAAGAGGAGGCGCGTGGAGGAGAAGGACGAAGGCATCGGCTCACCGGACATCttggaggaggagaagacgGAGGACCTGCGGCGAGAGATGATTGAACTGAGGCAGCAGCTGGAGAGGGAACGCTCCGTCAGGATGATGCTGGAAGAGCAG TTGCGCTCACTGGATGCAGAGTTGTACCCGGAGAAACTGAAAGCTTTGAGCCAGCACAgccttgtgtgtgtgcagcaaCACAAGCAGCTGGAGAAGGACCTTACACCTGCCCACAGCCCACAG GCGGCCGGCCCTCCTGCGTCCACGGACCACGCCACGGTCATCGTCCCCGCGCCCATCCCCCCACAGTCCCATCATGTCACTGTGGTAACTGTGGGCCCGACATCCGTCATCAACACCGTCTCAACGTCCCGCCAGAACCTGGACACCATCGTCCAG GCCATCCAGCACATTGAGAGCACCCAAGCCAAGGGCAGTGGGTGCGAGGAGGAACAACGCCGGGCGGTCATCGTCAGTTCAAGCCGCGTCCTCCCCGACGGCAACGAGCCAGACGACTGCTCACTGCCCTAA